From Topomyia yanbarensis strain Yona2022 chromosome 1, ASM3024719v1, whole genome shotgun sequence, one genomic window encodes:
- the LOC131676173 gene encoding minichromosome maintenance domain-containing protein 2, with amino-acid sequence MDATVGFVLDPEEMVFGVTSDDNQINSVQVEVSRGRDGASCLEVVTSLEMSEFERSQPLFSQHSATEEMNTEYSDEGISDLLTEQNSMPLRLSWEPTPMSSEPSPKCSENPIQPTLDFYSVEATQTWTFSQRRTSIEVLPPGSTPNLQTQDYSEIDTKPAISQSTTPMYQELSPIPASIRDLYSSVTEQYSDYCFSYMLAAQLCQDTVPMNSYNSLKLGLLLSITSIHQSPEDAKAFHVISLGADTAISHLLMTSIGQLARRFVTGMLDPLAGGRVLEDNFVECGATTLARTGVCYIGDWSMQKVSNSTRILREIESGQVIIENHAISYPLECAIWTSWNYTRRAKQDISSMVTFLNTFGIPIVLPEETTSSVIDFILEKSLVNAPAEQEALISEDDVRQFLAMLYYQQVSISADAEKLLSEYFVVTRLNTPEFLTQASLSALRKLTEAHARLCFRNVASRLDAVVAIIICERFIHTVFANVGNAAPLAESFEGIDDLEQHLYRFDCWLKVFLRNSNHH; translated from the exons ATGGATGCTACGGTTGGGTTTGTGTTGGATCCGGAGGAAATGGTTTTTGGGGTTACTAGTGATGATAATCAAATCAATAGTGTTCAGGTTGAGGTGTCCAGAGGTCGAGATGGTGCGAGTTGTTTGGAAGTTGTCACTAGTTTGGAGATGAGCGAGTTCGAACGTTCTCAGCCTCTTTTTAGCCAGCACAGTGCAACGGAAGAAATGAATACAGAATACAGCGATGAGGGCATTTCGGATCTCTTAACAGAACAAAATTCAATGCCGCTTCGTTTATCTTGGGAACCTACACCTATGAGTTCAGAGCCTAGTCCGAAATGCTCGGAAAACCCCATTCAACCAACCCTGGACTTCTATTCAGTTGAAGCTACTCAGACGTGGACGTTCTCCCAAAGACGTACTTCAATCGAAGTTTTACCGCCTGGCAGCACACCGAATCTACAAACTCAAGACTACAGCGAAATCGACACGAAACCAGCAATATCCCAGTCAACCACTCCGATGTACCAAGAACTTTCCCCCATCCCGGCTTCCATCCGGGATCTGTACTCTTCCGTCACCGAACAATACAGTGACTACTGCTTCTCCTACATGCTAGCCGCCCAGCTTTGCCAGGACACCGTTCCGATGAACTCGTACAACTCGCTGAAACTAGGTCTCCTGCTAAGTATCACCTCGATCCATCAATCCCCGGAAGACGCGAAAGCCTTCCACGTGATCAGTTTGGGAGCCGACACAGCTATCTCGCACTTGCTGATGACGTCCATCGGTCAGCTGGCGCGTCGTTTCGTCACGGGAATGCTGGACCCGCTGGCCGGTGGTCGTGTTCTCGAGGATAACTTTGTTGAGTGTGGAGCGACGACGTTGGCCCGAACCGGAGTTTGCTATATCGGTGATTGGTCTATGCAGAAGGTGAGTAATTCAACCCGGATTCTGCGGGAAATTGAGTCCGGTCAGGTGATTATTGAGAATCACGCGATTAGCTATCCGTTAGAGTGTGCCATTTGGACGAGTTGGAATTATACGCGGAGGGCGAAGCAGGATATTAGTTCCATGGTGACGTTTTTGAA CACCTTTGGAATTCCGATTGTTCTACCGGAGGAAACGACTAGCTCAGTGATTGATTTCATTCTGGAAAAATCGTTGGTGAATGCACCGGCAGAGCAGGAGGCGTTAATTTCTGAGGATGACGTTCGACAGTTTCTAGCGATGTTATACTACCAGCAGGTTTCAATTTCCGCGGATGCGGAGAAACTGCTTAGCGAATACTTCGTAGTCACGAGACTGAACACACCAG AATTTCTCACTCAGGCCTCACTATCAGCTCTTCGGAAACTGACGGAAGCCCACGCTCGGCTTTGCTTCCGTAACGTAGCTTCCCGCCTGGATGCCGTAGTCGCAATCATAATCTGCGAACGCTTCATACATACCGTTTTCGCTAATGTCGGCAACGCAGCGCCTCTAGCGGAAAGTTTTGAAGGCATCGACGACCTAGAGCAGCACTTGTACCGATTCGACTGCTGGTTGAAGGTTTTTCTCAGAAACTCAAACCACCATTAA